ACATAATCACGGCCTCAACTCACAAGACCTTCCCTGGGCCGCAGGGCGGTGTCATCATTTACAAGCGCTTCGGCGAGACGGAAGAGATAGCCAAGCTCCAGTGGGCCATCTTCCCGGGTGTCCTCAGCAACCACCACCTCCACCACATGGCGGGTAAGGTAATCACCGCCGCCGAGATGCTCGAGTACGGTGAGAAGTACGCGGCCCAGATAGTCAAGAACGCCAAGGCCCTTGCCGAAGCCCTGGCGGAGGAAGGCTTCAAGGTCATCGGCGAGGACAAGGGCTACACCGAGAGCCACCAGGTCATCGTTGACGTTTCAGACCTCCACCCTGCAGCTGGAGGATGGGCGGCCCCGCTGCTTGAAGAGGCCGGCATAATCCTCAACAAGAACCTCCTCCCGTGGGACCCGCTTGAGAAGGTCAACGAGCCGAGCGGCCTTAGGATTGGAGTCCAGGAGATGACCAGGGTTGGAATGATGGAGGATGAGATGAAGGAGATAGCAAGGTTCATCAGGCGCGTCCTCATAGACAAGGAAGACCCTGCCAAGGTCAGGAGAGACGTCTACGGCTTCCGCGCCGAGTACCAGAAGGTTTACTACTCCTTCGACCACGGGCTCCCGCTCAGGCTCAGGGAGTAAATTGGAACTTTTCCACATTTTTATTTCTAATTTCAATCGTATCCAGGTGGAAAGCCTTCTTGCTGGATTTTTTTGAAGAAAACGTTATAAACAACCTTTTCTAGCCCTTTCCAGCGGTACCACACCTTCATTAGCCACGCGCCCCCGGTACCGCTAACTTCCCCCGAAACGGGATAAAATAAGGGGCTCAAATCCAGTGGTTCAAATTACCAAACGTTTCGAAACTCCTTGAAGTGAACGAAAGGATTATTATTCTGGAAGTTCAAAAACCTCTGGTGAAATCAATGAGGAAGGCGCTTGTGATAGGGATAGCAGTTGTTGTTTTGGTTGTAGCAGGATACGGAGCCCTCAGCTGGGATGGGAAAGAGGCCAGCGGTTCGCCGCAGGACAGCCACGCGAAGTTCGTCAAAATGGAGCTTGACAAGTCCACCTACAGTCCTTCCGATACCATGATTATCAGGCTTATCAACGAGGGCGAGACAAAGGCAACTACCAGCTACCACTTCAGGCTCTACCGAGAAGAAAACGGAGAGTGGGAGGAAGTTCCCGTTAACCTCATGTTCATAGAGATCGCCGTTTCGATAGAACCTGGAAAGAGCTGGGAGCAGAAGGTCAATCTCGCGGATCTGAAGCTTTCCCCGGGACACTACAAGATCGTCAAGAAAGTCATTCTAACTTCACAGGGGACTGAAAACGCTGCCAGCTACGAGGTCAGTGCGGAGTTCGAGGTAAAGGGATGAGTCCGATGAAGTGGCCCCTAGTGTTCATCGTTGTTTTTCTTCTCCTTTCCGGCGTTTTTTACGTGGAACTTTGCAAAAACCGCGAGATAACCGAGAACAATGCAGCCTGTACGGCCGGGACTGCCGTTATGGACCTCGAAAAGGAGGCATACAAAGTTTGAGACAACCTTACCCTGACCATAACCAACACGGGGAGCGAGACGATAATAGTGGGCGCACCTTACAGATTATACCTGCTGGAAAACGGAAGCTGGAAAGAGATAGAAACTGGTTTCACGTTCACAAGTATCGGGTGGCAGATACCGCCGGGCGGCAACTGGACGCAAACCGTGCCCTTGGTCATACGCGTCCCTGACGGAGCCTTCGGAAAGCTCAAACCACTTCCGCCATGTAGATACAAAATAGAGAAAACAGTTCTCATTGATCGAGACAAATGTGAAAGCAGGAGTAACGAAATAACTCTATCGGCCGAGTTTGAGATTGTCAGGTGATCCCAATGAGGGGGAAGACAGGGGCGGCCTGCACCCTCATAATACTCCTTGTCTGGGGCCTTACCGGACCTCACTTCTACGTGGGGCTTGACAAGAGTGGCTATCATCCCGGAGAAGAGCCAGTTTTAAGGACATGCAACATTGGGTTGACGCCAATCTCATTCGGAGAGGGCTACCATCTCTACCGCTTAGAAAACGGAACGTTGGCCCCGGTTAGAACTGGCCTTATCTTTCCTGCGGTACTCCACTGGCTCATGCCCTTTCAGTCCTGGGAGCAGAAAGTCAGTTTGAAGTATCTGCTGGAAAATGAATCCGTCGGAGGGGCCCCTTCACTCCGGGACCTGCCACCGGGAAGATACAGGATTGTTAAGGAGATCTGCGGCTGGCCAAGGGGCTGTGTAAACGCCAGCTTGGAGTTTGATCTGCTGTCATAATCGGAGCAAAACTTTTTATCCTCTTTCAACATACCGAACCCTCGGCTAAAGGGGTGGTGAGAGATGAAGTTCTGTCCGAAATGCGGGAACCTGATGCTCCCAGACAGGAAGAGGAAGGTCTGGGTCTGCCGCTCATGTGGCTATGAAGAGCCCTTCGACGAGGAGAAAGACAGAGAGAAAACGAAGATCACCAAGAAAGTCGAGCACAAGCCGGACGAGGAGATCATAGTGGTGGAGCAGGACCTCAAGACCCTGCCCACGACAAAGGTCACATGCCCCAAGTGCGGCAACGACACAGCTTACTGGTGGGAAATGCAGACGAGGGCTGGAGACGAGCCGAGCACGATCTTCTACAAGTGTACCAAGTGCGGCTATACCTGGAGGGCCTACGAGTGAACGAGGTCGAGCTTGAAACCCTGAGAAAGCTCGCCCAGAAGGCCCTCAAGGAGCTTGAGGAGGCCTACCTCCGCTTACCCGACACGGACAATGGAAAGACTTATTTATTCCGTGGAAAAGAAAGGGTTAGGCTCATGCTTCAGATATTAGAGTCAGCTAAAAAGGAGGGATAAAAATGCCGTTCGAAGTTGTTTTTGACGGGGCCAAGGAGTTTGCAGACCTGATAGCGACCGCAAGCAACCTCATCGACGAGGCCGCCTTTAAGTTCACTGAGGAAGGCATAAGCATGCGCGCAATGGACCCGAGCAGGGTCGTTCTCATTGACCTCAACCTGCCCGAAAGCATCTTCTCCAAGTACGAGGTCGAAGAGCCCGAGACAATCGGCATCAACATGGACCAGTTCAAGAAAATCCTCAAGCGCGGCAAGGCGAAAGACACCCTCATACTCAGGAAGGGCGACGAGAACTTCCTTGAGATAACTTTTGAGGGAACCGCCAAGAGGACATTCAGGCTCCCTCTGATAGATGTGGAAGAGCTTGAGCTGGAGCTTCCCGAGCTCCCGTTCACGGCTAAGGTAGTCCTCCTCGGTGAGGTTCTCAAGGAGGGCATAAAGGACGCTTCCCTCGTCAGCGACGCCATCAAGTTCATAGCAAAGGAGAACGAGTTCACAATGAAGGCCGAGGGCGAGACCAACGAGGTCGAGATAAGGCTTACCCTTGAGGACGAGGGCCTTCTCGACCTTGAAGTCGAGGAAGAGACCAAGAGTGCCTACGGCATAAGATACCTCAGCGACATGGTCAAGGGCATCGGGAAGGCCGACGAAGTTATCCTCCGCTTCGGCAACGAGATGCCGCTCCAGATGGAGTACATGATCAGAGACGAGGGCAGACTGACCTTCCTGCTCGCTCCGCGCGTTGAGGAGTGACCTCCCTCAACTCTTTTTTGAGGTGGGAACGTGGATATAGTGAAGCTCAGGGAACTCCTGGAGGCAGAGCTCTCAAGTACGGATTTAAACGAACTTGACGAAGACTTCTACGTTGAGTTCGACAGCCTGATAAAGGCCCTAAAGCTAAGCGCAGAGAGCTCCAGGGAACGCGGAGAAGACGTCGAGGAAAGGCTTTACCTCGCCCAGCTCAAGATAGCGGAGTCCCTCATGAAGGAGATCATCAAGCTCAGACTCCATAAGATAGTTGATCTCGCAGTCGAGGGTAAAATCGCGGAGATGACAGCCGAGGAAAAGAGGCTCTTCAACGTCATAAGAGCATTTATCGAGAGGGAAGAGCTCCCGGAAATTTCAGAGGAAGTCCAACCGCAGGAAGAGAGCGAAGCCGAGGCAGAGTACAGGTCCAAGGAGGTTCCAAAGGAAGCTTACATTATCCAGATAGACCTCCCAGCCGTTCTTGGCCCGGACATGAAAGAGTATGGGCCGTTTATGGCCGGAGATATGGCCATTATCCCCACCGTTATTGGGCGAGCCCTCGTTGAGAGAGAGGCCGCACGAAGAGTAAGGATATTCCTCTAAAGTAAGTCCTTTTAAGTTGCTCCAGTTTTTATTCTCTAAAGCAATCCTCCAAATGAATGGATGTTGAGGTCTATCAATGGCCACATTTTTTGAAATTATGCCCACAATCTAGGTAGAACTGACCAATTATGACAATCTAAGAATCCAGATTTAGACGTTTATAAAACAGATGTTCACGTTGATTTGTCTTTCCGTCAAATTTGTTCCCGAAACCAAACCGAAAGCTTTATATATTCGAACCAACCAGGTTTATAGTGAAGACGACACACAAAAAGAAAGAGGTGATGTAAGATGGTCGTCATAGGAGAAAAGTTCCCAGAGGTTGAGGTCAAGACCACCCACGGCGTGATAAAGCTCCCGGACTACTTCGCCGAGCAGGGCAAGTGGTTCGTGCTGTTCAGCCACCCGGCTGACTTCACCCCGGTCTGTACGACCGAGTTCTACGCCATGCAGAAGAGGGTTGACCAGTTCAGGGAGCTCGGCGTCGAGCCCATCGGACTCAGCGTTGACCAGGTCTTCAGCCACATCAAGTGGATGGAGTGGATCAAGGAGAACCTCGGCGAGGAGATAACCTTCCCGGTCATAGCCGACGACCGCGGTGAGCTCGCCGACAAGCTCGGCATGATACCCAGCGGCGCCACCATAACCGCTAGGGCTGTCTTCATCGTCGACGACAAGGGCATCATAAGGGCCATCGTCTACTACCCGGCCGAGGTCGGCAGGGACTGGGACGAGATCCTCAGGCTCGTCAAGGCCCTCAAGGTCAGCGACGAGAAGGGAGTCGCCCTTCCGCACAAGTGGCCGAACAACGAGCTCATCGGCGATAAGGCCATCGTCCCGCCTGCCAGCACCGTCGACGAGGTCAAGCAGCGCGAAGAGGCCAAGGCCAAGGGCGAGATCGAGTGCTACGACTGGTGGTTCTGCTACAAGAAGCTCGAGTGAGCTTCTTTCCCTTATTCTTCTCTGAACTTCTCGAATATCAGCTCATCCACGAACCCGTAGCCAGGTATGTGGGAGTGCTTCTTCATCCTGCCCACAAGCTCGAAGCCGTTCTTTTCCAGGACGCGGATTGATGCTGTATTTGGCTCATAGACCCGGGCGTAGACCTTTCTGAGATTCAGCCATTCAAAGGCGTATTTTAGGGCCAGTCCAACCGCCTCGGTGGCGTAGCCCCTGTTCCAGTACTCCTTCGCTATGAAGTATCCCAGCTCGGCGTG
This sequence is a window from Thermococcus kodakarensis KOD1. Protein-coding genes within it:
- a CDS encoding immunoglobulin-like domain-containing protein; translated protein: MRKALVIGIAVVVLVVAGYGALSWDGKEASGSPQDSHAKFVKMELDKSTYSPSDTMIIRLINEGETKATTSYHFRLYREENGEWEEVPVNLMFIEIAVSIEPGKSWEQKVNLADLKLSPGHYKIVKKVILTSQGTENAASYEVSAEFEVKG
- a CDS encoding peroxiredoxin encodes the protein MVVIGEKFPEVEVKTTHGVIKLPDYFAEQGKWFVLFSHPADFTPVCTTEFYAMQKRVDQFRELGVEPIGLSVDQVFSHIKWMEWIKENLGEEITFPVIADDRGELADKLGMIPSGATITARAVFIVDDKGIIRAIVYYPAEVGRDWDEILRLVKALKVSDEKGVALPHKWPNNELIGDKAIVPPASTVDEVKQREEAKAKGEIECYDWWFCYKKLE
- a CDS encoding transcription factor S, producing the protein MKFCPKCGNLMLPDRKRKVWVCRSCGYEEPFDEEKDREKTKITKKVEHKPDEEIIVVEQDLKTLPTTKVTCPKCGNDTAYWWEMQTRAGDEPSTIFYKCTKCGYTWRAYE
- a CDS encoding DNA polymerase sliding clamp, giving the protein MPFEVVFDGAKEFADLIATASNLIDEAAFKFTEEGISMRAMDPSRVVLIDLNLPESIFSKYEVEEPETIGINMDQFKKILKRGKAKDTLILRKGDENFLEITFEGTAKRTFRLPLIDVEELELELPELPFTAKVVLLGEVLKEGIKDASLVSDAIKFIAKENEFTMKAEGETNEVEIRLTLEDEGLLDLEVEEETKSAYGIRYLSDMVKGIGKADEVILRFGNEMPLQMEYMIRDEGRLTFLLAPRVEE
- a CDS encoding immunoglobulin-like domain-containing protein → MGAPYRLYLLENGSWKEIETGFTFTSIGWQIPPGGNWTQTVPLVIRVPDGAFGKLKPLPPCRYKIEKTVLIDRDKCESRSNEITLSAEFEIVR
- a CDS encoding immunoglobulin-like domain-containing protein, which encodes MRGKTGAACTLIILLVWGLTGPHFYVGLDKSGYHPGEEPVLRTCNIGLTPISFGEGYHLYRLENGTLAPVRTGLIFPAVLHWLMPFQSWEQKVSLKYLLENESVGGAPSLRDLPPGRYRIVKEICGWPRGCVNASLEFDLLS